A stretch of DNA from Alicyclobacillus acidocaldarius subsp. acidocaldarius Tc-4-1:
AGGTTCCTCAATCCGCGGGTCTTCTCGATCTTCGTAGCGGACATCCCACGGAGCGTGGATCACGGTACCTTTCATGCGCAAGGCCTCCTTCGTCAAGGTTCAGGTCTATTCTTTCACATCGCTTGTCCCAATGCCTAATCGGTTGTGACTCGTTGCGAGGATCCGTGAGGATTTCTACACAGGGGGCAAGATTTCGTGTAGATTGATCAACTTGATGGTTCGTGATGGCGTGTTTGTCGCGGGTTGTCGCCTTGGTTCTTGTCTTGACGCGCAAGTGACCGGCCCCATAGTTCACGGCCCCAGGGGGCGGTCACTGCTCAAAGCTATTCAAGCGAATAGCAGCGCGCAGGGATCCTGCCCAGGCGTCGGTGCCTGAGCATCGGTGCCGCGAACTCCGGCGCTCTTCTCGTTGTTCGTAAGTGTACTATACTTGCAATATTCGTCCATGCGGCCGTTGTTCTGCCTCCGAGGTTCTTCGGCGTTGACGCGCTTCACCAGAAGTGATATGTTCAATTCTGACAGTCTGCACGGAAGAGGGGAGGTCGAAGCCCGTGGTTCGGATGACGAAGCGACCCGTCAACCCATTCGCGCTTTCATTTGCGGCTCGACCTCCTCGCGCGAGCGCCATGTAGGGCGCTGGCGCGAGCTGCACAGGCGGCTCGCGCCAACTCATTCCACACTCGGACTGGGCATGCCGCGTGGGCATGCCTTTTTGCGTCTAGGGGGCCTGTTTGTGTTTCAAGTGTTGTGGAAGCTTCGCCATTTTTTCTGGGAGGAACGCAAGCGATACGGGATCGCCGTCGGACTCCTGCTGTTCCTCAATGTCGTCGATGTCATTCCGCCCTATCTCATCGGGCGAGCTATCGACCTCATGAGCCAGCACGGGATGACGCTCAGGGCGCTTGCCGAGCTCGTCGGCGCTCTGCTCCTCACCATTGTGGTGTCGTACGTGTGCGGCGTGACGTGGCAGTATCAGCTGTATTCCGGCGCTCGGACGCTGGAATTGTCGCTGCGCCGTCGGCTCATGGAGCACTTTCTCAAGATGACCCCGCCCTTCTTCGAGCAGAATCGCACGGGCGACCTCATGGCGCGATCGACGAATGACCTGAATGCGGTCATGCAGACGGCGGGATTCGGCATCCTGACGCTCATCGATTCGACGACGTATTCGGCGACCATCCTCGTCACCATGGCTGTGCTCGACGGATGGAAGCTTACCTTGTTCGCGCTCGTGCCCATGCCGTTCATCGCGCTCGCCATGACGAAATTCGGCCAGATGCTGCACGACCGGTTCGAGCGGGCGCAGGACGCCTTCGGGGACATGAATGATCGCGTCCTGGAGACGGTCGCGGGCATTCGCGTAGTGCGCGCGTACGCGCAGGAGCAGAACGAGGAGCGCCGCTTCGCCGAGACGATGGCGGACGTGTATCGGAAGAACATTGCCGTCGCGAAGATCGACGCCCTGTTCGACCCGACCATCAGCCTCCTCGTCGGCGTGACGTACCTCATTGGCCTGGGCTACGGCACGTACCTCGTCTTCCAGAGCCAGCTCACCGTGGGGCAGCTCACTTCGTTCAACGTCTACCTAGGCATGCTGATCTGGCCCATGCTGGCCTTTGGGCAGCTCATCAACATCATGCAGCGCGGCAATGCGTCTCTGGACCGCGTGAACGAGACGCTCGCCTACGAGCCCGACGTGGTGGACGCGGACGGAGCGGTGGAGGTGGCGCGCATCGACGAGATCCGCTTCGAGGGCTACTCGTTCCGCTACCCGTCGTCCGAGCGTGACAACCTGGTGGACATCGATCTCGTCATTCGCCGCGGCCAGACTCTCGGTATCGTGGGCAGGACGGGCAGCGGCAAGTCGACGCTCGTGAAGCAACTCCTGCGTGAGTATCCCGTGGGGCATCGCGGCCGCCTGTTGGTGAACGGCCTGCTCATTCAGGATGTCCGGATCGACGCGCTCCATCGTTTGGTGGGCTATGTCCCGCAGAATCCGATGCTGTTCTCGCGCAGCGTGCGGGACAACGTCCGCTTCGCCAAGCACGACGCGACGGACGAAGAGGTCCTTCGCGCGCTCCATCTCGCCGGATTTGCGGAGGACATCCCGCGGCTCCCGGACGGGCTCGACACGCTCGTCGGCGAACGGGGCATTTCGCTGTCCGGCGGGCAGAAGCAGCGCATCGCGCTCGCCCGCGCGCTCATTCTGGATCCGGATCTGCTAATTCTCGACGACGCGATGTCGGCCGTGGACGCGCGCACGGAGGCGCACATCCTGCGCTCCATCCGCCGCGTGAGGCAGGGGCGCACTACGCTCATCGTCAGCCACCGCATGTCGGCCGTTCAGCACGCGGACTGGATTGTGGTGCTCGACGAGGGACGCATTGCCGAAGCGGGCACGTTTCAGGACCTCATGCGGCTCGGGGGTTGGTACGCCAAGCAGTACCTGCATCAACAGGCGTTTGGCGAAGCCTCGGGCGATCTCGCCGAAGACGCGGAAACACCTGAAGAGGATGCGCCCGGCGCGCAACCGTCGCTCGCCGGGGCGGACAGGGGGGATGTGCGATGAATCGTTCCGCATCGGTCCGCGTCGGACGGCGCCTCGTGCAGTATGCGGCGCACGCGCGCGGCGCCATTGCCGCGGCGCTCGTCTTGCTTGTGCTTGCGGTGGCCGCGCAACTCGCGGGTCCGTTTGTCGCCAAAACCATCATTAACCGGGACATCGAGGGCGTGCAGCAGGTCTGGTATCGAGCGCCTGCGGGCGTGCCCGGCGCGGTGCGCGTGGATGGACAACTGTACGTGCGTGGCGACAAGTTGCCACACGGAGCGCCGAGACAACAGCCGCACACGCTCATGACGCTCGGAACGACCGCATACTTCCTGCCGGGGACGGTGCAGGCCATTGCGGCGGGGCCTCGCTCCGGCGAAATTCGCGAGGAAGTCGGGGGTCACTGGCGCACCGTATCTGCGCACCCCATCAGCCGGGCGCAGATGTTCGCGTTCTACCGGCCGGAAGTGCCGAACGTCATCCGGCTCGCCCTATTGTACTTCGCACTGCTCGTCGCCTCCGCCGTCTTTTTATACGGCCAGCAGTATCTGTTGGAGGTGTCTGCCAACCGCATCCTGCAGCGCATGCGGCGCGATGTGTTTCATCGCATCCACTGCCTGCCCGTTTCGTACTTTGACAACACGCCTGCAGGAAAATCGTGTCCCGCATTACGAACGACACGGAGTCGATTCGCGACTTCTACGTGAACGTGCTGGCGAACGTGCTCTCGAGCGCCGTGACGATGCTCGGCATCTATGTCGCGCTTTTCATCCTGAATGTCGATCTCGCCCTCCTGGCCTGCGCGCTTTTGCCTATCCTGTTTCTCTGGATCTGGCTGTACCGCCGGTACACGGTGCAGGTCAACCTGCGCGTGCGCGCACTCATCTCCGAGATCAACGCCATGCTGAACGAGACCATCCAAGGCATGCCGATTATCCGCGCGTTCAACCGGGAGACGCGGACGGCCGCCGAGTTCAACGAGATGAACCAGGCCTACTACGAGGGCCAGACGAGGCTTCTGCGCGTCAACTCTGCTACGGGGTTCAACCTCGCGGCCGTCCTGCGCAACTTGTTCTTCGCGGCTATCATCGCGTGGTTCGGGTGGCGATCCCTCCATCTCGAGTCCATCGTGTCGCTCGGCGTGCTGTACGCGTTTGTCGATTACCTGAACCGCCTGTTTCAGCCGCTCACCCAGATTGTCAACCAGCTCGCGACGCTCGAGCAGGCGCGGGCATCCGCCGCGCGCGTCTTTGAGCTCCTCGACGAACCTGGCGTGGAGCCCGAATACGGCGCCATCCCGCGCTTTCGCGGCGAGGTCGAGTTCGATCACGTCTGGTTCTCGTATGACGGCGTTCATCCGGTGCTGCGCGATATCACGTTTACCGCGAAGCCCGGGCAGACCGTCGCGCTCGTCGGCCACACCGGCTCCGGCAAGAGCTCCATCATGAATCTCCTGTTGCGCTTCTACGATCCGGATCGCGGCGCCATCCGGATCGACGGGCAGGATATCCGCGAGATTCCTCCGCAACAGCTGCGGCAGCACATGGCCATCGTGCTTCAGGATCCGTACCTGTTCACGGGGACCATCGCGTGGAACGTCGGCCTCGGGGACCCTCGTGTAAGCCGCGAGCGCATCGAAAAGGCGCTTCGGGACGTCGGGGCGGATCGGCTGCTGAGGAACCTGCCGGGCGGCATCGACGAGCCCGTGCTCGAAGGCGGCAGCACCCTTTCCGCCGGCGAGCGCCAGCTCATCTCGTTCGCACGCGCACTCGCCTTCGATCCGGCCATCCTGGTGCTCGACGAGGCCACCGCGAATGTCGACAGCGAAACCGAGCGCCTCATCCAAGATGCGCTCCAGGTCCTGAAGCGGGGGCGCACCACGTTCATCATTGCGCACAGGCTGTCGACGATTCGCGATGCGGATCTCATTCTGGTGCTCGACCAGGGCGAGATCGTCGAGCGTGGGACGCACGACGAGCTGATGGCGCTCGGCGGCCGCTATCGCCAGATGTACGAGTTACAGACGAAGGCGCTGGGTGTCACAGGTTGACGACGGCGCGGCCCTTCATCCGGCCCGCGAGGATCTCCTTCAGGGCGCTGTCGAGATCGTCGAGTGTGATGTCGTGGCCGATGTGGCTGAGCGCCTCGTCGCTCGGCTTCCACGGCCCGGCGAGCCGCCGCCAGATCTCGCGGCGCGTCTCCATGTCGAGCCACACGGAGTCGATGCCGATGATGGCCGCCTGGCGGCGGAGGAACGGGAACACGCTGGCGGTGAAGTCCGGCCCGCCCGTGTAACCGCTGATGGCGATGACGCCGCCGTACTCGAGGCGCTGGAGCAGGTGTGGCACGTACTTGCCCGACACCGGGTCGATCACACCGGCGTAGCGAGCCTGCACATTCAGGTACGATTCGCCTTCCTGCAGCAACAGCGCGTCGGGGCGCACCACGTCGTCCGCGCCGAGAGTTTTCAGCCAGTCGGCGGCTTCATCCTTGCGGGTCGACGCCACCACGCGGTACCCGGCCCGTTTGGCAATGGCGATGCCGGTCGCGCCGACGCCGCCGGTGGCGCCCGTCACGAGCATGGTGCCCATGGCGGGAGACACGCCGTTTTGCTCCATGCGGTACAGGGACAGTGCGGCGGTGAACCCGGCGGTGCCGAGCACCATGGCGTCGCGCAGCGACAGCCCGTCGGGAAGCGGGACCACCCAGTCGGCAGGCACGCGAGCGTATTCGCTGAAGCCCCCGAAGTGGCCCGTGCCGAGATCGTAACTGGTGCAGATGACGGGATCGCCCGGTCGGAACCGGGCATCCCGCGATTCGACGACTTCCCCGGCGAGATCGATTCCGAGCACCATGGGGTAGCGCGTCACGAGTCGGCTGGCGGGCTGGGAACAGATCCCGTCCTTGTAGTTGACGCTCGAGTAGCGGACGCGGATGAGCACCTCGCCTTCGGGCAGTTGGTCCAGGGTGAGCTCGCGGACGCCGGCGCGGTGTGCGTGGCCGTCCTGTTCCACCATGTAGGCGCGAAACGTGGTCATCTCGTGTACCTCCTTCGGTAGGCATGAGTGCATCAGGAAGCGGTTGAACGCTTTGGCGACACGCCGATGTGGTAGAGCAAAAACGCGTGGATCTCGGCCGACTCCCGCAAATGCTCGAGCCTGCCAGAGGATCCGAAGTGCCCGGCGCCCATGTGGGTTTTGAGCACGAGCGCCTCCTGGCCTGTCTTGGTGGCGCGCAGCTTCGCGACCCACTTGGCAGGTTCCCAGTACGCGACGCGCGGATCGTTGAGCCCTGTGGTGACAATCAGATGCGGGTAGCGCTTCGGCTCGACATTGTCGTACGGGCTGTACGACTTCATGTAAAAGTAGTACGTCTCGTCCCGCGGATCGCCCCACTCGTCCCATTCGAGCGTCGTCAGCGGGATGGTGGGATCGAGCATGGTGGTGACGACGTCGACAAACGGGACGCCGGCGGAGATGGCGGCAAACCGATCCCCGCCCATGTTGGCCACGGCGCCCATGAGGAGGCCGCCCGCGGACCGCCCGTCGGCCGCCAGTTTTTCGGGCGACGTGTAGCCCTCGCGGATGAGCGCATCTGCACAGGCGATGAAGTCGGTGAACGTGTTCTTCTTCCGCAGCATTTTGCCGTCTTCGTACCAGTGCCGGCCCATCTCGGATCCGCCCCGGACGTGCGCGATGGCGTAAATCACGCCGCGATCGAGCAAGGGGAGGAGCAGCGTCGGCATGAAGACGGGATCCAGGTTGTGTCCGTAGGAGCCGTATCCGTAGAGAATGCACGGCGCGGGTCCGTCTGCGCGCGCATCCTTCCGGTACACGAGCGAGACGGGGACGTCGGTCCCGTCGTTCGCCTTCGCCCAGAGGCGCTCCTGTACGTAGTCGGACGGATGGTACGGGCCGTTGACCGGCTGGCGGTGAAGTTCCTTCCTGGTGACGCTCACGGGATCGAGCGCGTAGGTGGTGCGCGGCGTCAGAAACGACTCGTATTGAATCAGCACCTCGCGCGTGTCGTAGCGGCGATTCGCCGATACGGAGACGGTGTAAAGCGGCTCGTCCCACTCGAGCCGCGTGAGGCGCCCGTTGGCAAACGTCCAGATCTGCGTCAGGCCGCCTTCCCGGCCTTCGATCACGACGGCCTCACGGAACGGGTGAACGCCGGTGAGATACCGGGCCTCGTCGTACGGGAACAGCTCCTCCAGGCGCTCGTCATCGCACGGCGCGATGGGGTGGCGAAACAGGCTGAAGTTCGGGCGATGGAGATTCGTCAGGACGAGAAACGCGTCGTCCCAGTGCTCGAGCTCGTATTCCACATCGGCCTGGCGCGGGCGAAACACGGTCCACTCGCTGAGCGGATCGTCCGCCGGCAGGTAACGGACCTCCGTCGAGGTCTTCGTGGAGGAGGTGAGGAACAAATACCTGCCGCTCTGCGACTTCGCGAGCGTGAGGATGCAGGTCTCGTTGTCCTCCTGGTACAAGAGCGCGTCGTGCTCGACCGGATCGCCAAGCCGATGCCGGTACAGGCGGTACGGTCGCTGCGCCTCGTCGACCGTGATGTAGAACAGGTACTGGCCATCCGCGCTCCAGGCGACGCTGCCGTCGATGAATACGCCCTCGATGCGATCCGGCAACATTTCACCCGTGGTGAGATCCTTCACGAGAAGCGTGTACCGATCCGTCCCGTCCCGGTTTTCCAGGTACGCGAGCCGCTTCTCGTCCGGGCTCGTGGCGAGCACGGTCACACTCAGGTAACCGTCGCCGGCGAGGTCGTTCAAATTGAGGACAATCTCCTCCTCGGCAGCGGCCAGGGCCTCGCGCGAGGCCGCCCGCTTGCGAGCGTGAATGGGATATTGCAAGGACTTTTCCATGCGCGTGTAGTAGAAGTATTGGTCTCCCTGGACGGGAACGCGCTCTTCCGCGTCGGGAATGCGGGCCACCATGTCGTCGTACAGCTCGTCGGTGAGCGGCTGGATGCGCTCCATGAACCACCGGTAGTATGTATTCTCGTCTTCGAGATACTGGA
This window harbors:
- a CDS encoding acrylyl-CoA reductase family protein produces the protein MTTFRAYMVEQDGHAHRAGVRELTLDQLPEGEVLIRVRYSSVNYKDGICSQPASRLVTRYPMVLGIDLAGEVVESRDARFRPGDPVICTSYDLGTGHFGGFSEYARVPADWVVPLPDGLSLRDAMVLGTAGFTAALSLYRMEQNGVSPAMGTMLVTGATGGVGATGIAIAKRAGYRVVASTRKDEAADWLKTLGADDVVRPDALLLQEGESYLNVQARYAGVIDPVSGKYVPHLLQRLEYGGVIAISGYTGGPDFTASVFPFLRRQAAIIGIDSVWLDMETRREIWRRLAGPWKPSDEALSHIGHDITLDDLDSALKEILAGRMKGRAVVNL
- a CDS encoding S9 family peptidase — encoded protein: MEAPKAKAIPKVLEIHGDRRMDPYYWLRERDNPDVIQYLEDENTYYRWFMERIQPLTDELYDDMVARIPDAEERVPVQGDQYFYYTRMEKSLQYPIHARKRAASREALAAAEEEIVLNLNDLAGDGYLSVTVLATSPDEKRLAYLENRDGTDRYTLLVKDLTTGEMLPDRIEGVFIDGSVAWSADGQYLFYITVDEAQRPYRLYRHRLGDPVEHDALLYQEDNETCILTLAKSQSGRYLFLTSSTKTSTEVRYLPADDPLSEWTVFRPRQADVEYELEHWDDAFLVLTNLHRPNFSLFRHPIAPCDDERLEELFPYDEARYLTGVHPFREAVVIEGREGGLTQIWTFANGRLTRLEWDEPLYTVSVSANRRYDTREVLIQYESFLTPRTTYALDPVSVTRKELHRQPVNGPYHPSDYVQERLWAKANDGTDVPVSLVYRKDARADGPAPCILYGYGSYGHNLDPVFMPTLLLPLLDRGVIYAIAHVRGGSEMGRHWYEDGKMLRKKNTFTDFIACADALIREGYTSPEKLAADGRSAGGLLMGAVANMGGDRFAAISAGVPFVDVVTTMLDPTIPLTTLEWDEWGDPRDETYYFYMKSYSPYDNVEPKRYPHLIVTTGLNDPRVAYWEPAKWVAKLRATKTGQEALVLKTHMGAGHFGSSGRLEHLRESAEIHAFLLYHIGVSPKRSTAS
- a CDS encoding ABC transporter ATP-binding protein; translated protein: MFQVLWKLRHFFWEERKRYGIAVGLLLFLNVVDVIPPYLIGRAIDLMSQHGMTLRALAELVGALLLTIVVSYVCGVTWQYQLYSGARTLELSLRRRLMEHFLKMTPPFFEQNRTGDLMARSTNDLNAVMQTAGFGILTLIDSTTYSATILVTMAVLDGWKLTLFALVPMPFIALAMTKFGQMLHDRFERAQDAFGDMNDRVLETVAGIRVVRAYAQEQNEERRFAETMADVYRKNIAVAKIDALFDPTISLLVGVTYLIGLGYGTYLVFQSQLTVGQLTSFNVYLGMLIWPMLAFGQLINIMQRGNASLDRVNETLAYEPDVVDADGAVEVARIDEIRFEGYSFRYPSSERDNLVDIDLVIRRGQTLGIVGRTGSGKSTLVKQLLREYPVGHRGRLLVNGLLIQDVRIDALHRLVGYVPQNPMLFSRSVRDNVRFAKHDATDEEVLRALHLAGFAEDIPRLPDGLDTLVGERGISLSGGQKQRIALARALILDPDLLILDDAMSAVDARTEAHILRSIRRVRQGRTTLIVSHRMSAVQHADWIVVLDEGRIAEAGTFQDLMRLGGWYAKQYLHQQAFGEASGDLAEDAETPEEDAPGAQPSLAGADRGDVR